A window of the Gordonia humi genome harbors these coding sequences:
- a CDS encoding IclR family transcriptional regulator, whose product MTSLGSHGDLDPIDAESPAVQLDSRMSKTLHNGLEILELLAAHKYGLTVTEIAEGVGVHRTVADRLVRTLEAHRMCRRAEGKRIVLGGALVSLAGAVEQDLRELVEPLLEELADATSATAHVAVREGENAVRALLVIEPRNARAHVGFHAGQVDPINKGSAGLAMLATMPPKDGEREEIALARARGYAVTSGEVTQSVTGISAAVMTRVSGPVSIGVSVFDARHQDRLGDAVVAAAHRLGALLR is encoded by the coding sequence ATGACATCGCTCGGTTCTCATGGAGACCTGGACCCCATCGACGCCGAATCACCTGCCGTACAACTCGACTCGCGAATGTCGAAGACCCTGCACAACGGCCTGGAGATCCTCGAGCTGCTCGCCGCGCACAAGTACGGACTGACCGTGACGGAGATCGCCGAAGGCGTCGGCGTGCACCGCACCGTCGCCGACCGGCTGGTGAGGACCCTGGAGGCCCACCGCATGTGCCGGCGAGCCGAGGGCAAGCGAATCGTCCTCGGCGGTGCGCTGGTGTCCCTGGCGGGCGCGGTCGAGCAGGATCTGCGTGAACTGGTCGAGCCGCTCCTCGAGGAGCTCGCCGACGCGACATCGGCGACCGCTCACGTCGCGGTCCGCGAAGGCGAGAACGCCGTGCGCGCACTCCTGGTGATCGAACCGCGTAACGCTCGGGCCCACGTCGGCTTCCACGCCGGCCAGGTCGATCCGATCAACAAGGGGTCGGCCGGACTCGCGATGCTCGCGACGATGCCGCCGAAAGACGGCGAACGGGAGGAGATCGCCCTGGCCCGCGCGCGCGGTTACGCCGTCACATCCGGCGAAGTGACACAGTCCGTGACCGGCATCTCCGCCGCCGTCATGACCCGAGTGTCCGGACCGGTCAGCATCGGCGTCTCGGTGTTCGACGCCCGTCACCAGGACCGCCTGGGCGACGCCGTCGTCGCGGCCGCACACCGACTGGGGGCGCTCCTGCGCTGA
- a CDS encoding nuclear transport factor 2 family protein — translation MAVSGTRTDVTPGDLAEIHQLYGRQSHLIDGGRALAWAQTFTVDGEFVSPSYSAPVVGEKALVEFAQAFAKNAAAAGEAHRHVLTNLAVDRVADDELVVGGYLQIVATRHGGESRLLRMTTITDHVVRVGGAWRIARRVVRRDDQPAS, via the coding sequence ATGGCTGTGAGCGGCACGCGCACCGACGTCACTCCGGGCGACCTCGCGGAGATCCATCAGCTCTACGGGCGGCAGAGTCATCTCATCGACGGGGGGCGAGCTCTCGCGTGGGCGCAGACGTTCACCGTCGACGGCGAGTTCGTGTCGCCGAGCTACTCGGCACCGGTCGTCGGGGAGAAGGCGCTCGTCGAGTTCGCGCAGGCGTTCGCGAAGAACGCCGCGGCCGCGGGAGAGGCGCACAGACATGTGCTCACGAACCTCGCCGTCGATCGGGTCGCCGACGACGAACTCGTCGTCGGCGGCTACCTGCAGATCGTCGCCACCCGGCACGGGGGAGAATCCCGTCTCCTCCGCATGACGACGATCACCGACCACGTCGTCCGAGTAGGCGGAGCCTGGCGCATCGCGCGTCGCGTCGTCCGCCGTGACGATCAGCCCGCCTCATGA
- a CDS encoding SDR family NAD(P)-dependent oxidoreductase has product MTDTTDAQNPGRTDSAQMTAVYPELAGRAAVVTGAARGMGAAFAEGLATRGVNVVGADINDEQMNATAAEINTSLAAQSLADTPGRVVGARVDVTDVADHEALAQIALKEFGRIDFWINNAGIFPFAPVDEISPEQISAVLDVNVEGVLFGAQAAARHMEPGGAIVNMSSVSALRIRRGRGAYCTSKAAVAHLTESLAVELGDKGIRVNSIAPGYIDTEMTRWVQEDPAALKHALDVVPLHRLGSPEEVFGPLLFLLSDSARYVTGHSIAVDGGSRHV; this is encoded by the coding sequence ATGACCGACACCACTGACGCACAGAACCCCGGCCGCACCGATTCGGCACAGATGACCGCGGTGTACCCGGAACTGGCGGGAAGGGCCGCCGTCGTGACCGGAGCGGCGCGGGGCATGGGCGCCGCGTTCGCCGAGGGACTGGCGACGCGCGGGGTGAACGTCGTCGGCGCCGACATCAACGACGAGCAGATGAACGCCACCGCGGCCGAGATCAACACCTCGCTCGCCGCACAGTCGCTCGCCGACACGCCCGGACGAGTGGTCGGTGCACGGGTCGACGTCACCGACGTCGCCGACCACGAGGCGCTCGCGCAGATCGCACTGAAGGAGTTCGGGCGCATCGACTTCTGGATCAACAACGCGGGCATCTTCCCGTTCGCACCGGTCGACGAGATCTCCCCCGAGCAGATCTCGGCCGTGCTCGACGTCAACGTCGAAGGCGTCTTGTTCGGTGCGCAGGCCGCCGCGCGCCATATGGAACCGGGTGGCGCGATCGTCAACATGTCGTCGGTGTCCGCGCTGCGCATCCGCCGCGGTCGAGGCGCGTACTGCACGTCGAAGGCCGCGGTCGCCCACCTCACCGAGTCCCTGGCCGTGGAGTTGGGCGACAAGGGGATCCGCGTCAACTCGATCGCACCCGGATACATCGACACCGAGATGACCCGCTGGGTCCAGGAGGACCCGGCGGCCCTCAAGCACGCGCTCGACGTGGTGCCCCTCCACCGCCTCGGGTCCCCGGAAGAGGTCTTCGGACCGCTGCTGTTCCTCCTCTCCGACAGTGCGCGGTACGTCACCGGGCACTCCATCGCCGTCGACGGCGGTTCCCGGCATGTCTGA
- a CDS encoding SDR family NAD(P)-dependent oxidoreductase has protein sequence MSESVTYPRVVLVTGAAGGMGAAHATALAARGVHVCVADVADASAVIGEIEAAGGSASAHELDVADPAAWTRVVDEIAGARGELGGLVNNAGISRRLEFLDTPDDVWELTMRINLFGPFYGMKAVTPLMRDSGGGSIVNISSISGQIGYFSPAYSSSKWGLTGLSKSAAGNFAKWNIRVNSVHPGLVGTALLGGADAFVKAAVDSIPMNRMATPAEITDAVLHLLSDRSTYMTGSELTVDGGLVSNGLYHRIIEETGDLS, from the coding sequence ATGTCTGAGTCCGTCACGTATCCGCGCGTGGTTCTGGTGACCGGGGCCGCGGGAGGCATGGGCGCGGCGCACGCCACGGCGCTCGCCGCACGCGGTGTCCACGTGTGCGTCGCCGACGTCGCAGACGCCTCGGCGGTGATCGGCGAGATCGAGGCGGCCGGCGGGAGTGCTTCGGCGCACGAACTCGACGTCGCCGATCCGGCCGCCTGGACTCGCGTCGTCGACGAGATCGCCGGCGCGCGGGGCGAACTCGGCGGTCTCGTCAACAACGCGGGCATCAGCCGCCGCCTGGAGTTCCTCGACACCCCGGACGACGTCTGGGAACTGACCATGAGAATCAACCTGTTCGGCCCGTTCTACGGTATGAAGGCTGTCACGCCGCTGATGCGCGACTCCGGTGGCGGATCGATCGTCAATATCTCGTCGATCTCCGGTCAGATCGGCTACTTCTCTCCGGCGTACTCGTCGAGCAAGTGGGGGCTCACCGGCTTGTCGAAGTCGGCCGCGGGCAACTTCGCCAAGTGGAACATCCGGGTGAACTCCGTGCACCCCGGCCTCGTGGGGACGGCGCTGCTCGGCGGTGCCGACGCATTCGTAAAGGCCGCCGTCGACAGCATCCCCATGAACCGCATGGCCACCCCGGCCGAGATCACCGACGCAGTGCTTCACCTGCTGTCGGACCGGTCGACCTATATGACCGGCAGTGAGCTGACCGTCGACGGCGGACTGGTCTCGAACGGTCTGTATCACCGCATCATCGAAGAGACTGGAGACCTGTCGTGA
- a CDS encoding FAD-dependent oxidoreductase — MSDEETVDVVVIGGGGAGLAAAVSAAEAGASVLLFESETELGGSTQLSAGLFTAAGTSVQKGVGIDDTAEKFFQHYMDLNQWMLAPGLIRTFCENAGPTLEWLIGLGVDIPARESSNAHMPGLSQAGVEDVWRGHVPKDQGYGLVQTLDRARKANGVDVVLATRVQSLLVEDGRVVGVVADDIDVRAKAVVVASGGFAQNRELLERHYPTALQADESLFVVAAPGSRGDHLAFGDQVGASVTGDGWGLMLPTAYFQRHHHWQAGFPPKSRIYVNHSGRRFMDEDASYAVSSGIIDAQGGRVWAVFDEKARVNLPAGYADWDANRIAEEADAGRTVRAETLDDLAAQIAVPAGALRAAVDRWNTQLPNGFDDDFLRHRTLANKGSTANPEPIDAGPFYAVRMLPAELVCTHAGLEINGDAQVLDADGRAVPGLFAAGEAGAGVLGLRYVGGGNAVANALTMGRIAGRRAAAVAEA; from the coding sequence GTGAGCGACGAGGAGACCGTGGACGTCGTCGTCATCGGGGGTGGCGGCGCGGGGCTCGCGGCGGCGGTGTCGGCCGCCGAAGCCGGGGCGTCGGTCCTGCTGTTCGAGTCGGAGACCGAGCTCGGCGGCTCGACGCAGCTGTCCGCAGGCCTGTTCACGGCGGCGGGCACGAGCGTGCAGAAGGGTGTCGGCATCGACGACACCGCCGAGAAGTTCTTTCAGCACTACATGGACCTCAACCAGTGGATGCTCGCACCCGGACTGATCCGCACCTTCTGCGAGAACGCCGGACCCACCCTGGAGTGGCTGATCGGGCTCGGCGTGGACATCCCGGCGCGCGAGTCGTCGAACGCCCACATGCCGGGGCTGTCCCAGGCGGGCGTCGAGGACGTCTGGCGCGGTCACGTGCCCAAGGACCAGGGCTACGGCCTGGTCCAGACCCTCGACCGTGCACGGAAGGCCAACGGTGTCGACGTCGTGCTCGCCACTCGGGTGCAGTCGCTGCTCGTCGAGGACGGGCGAGTGGTCGGCGTCGTCGCCGACGACATCGATGTCCGCGCGAAAGCAGTGGTCGTCGCCTCTGGTGGATTCGCGCAGAACCGTGAACTGCTCGAACGCCACTACCCGACCGCACTGCAGGCCGACGAGTCGCTGTTCGTGGTCGCGGCACCGGGCAGCCGCGGCGACCACCTCGCGTTCGGCGATCAGGTCGGAGCGTCGGTGACGGGCGACGGCTGGGGGCTCATGCTCCCCACCGCGTACTTCCAGCGTCATCACCACTGGCAGGCGGGGTTCCCGCCCAAGTCGAGGATCTACGTCAACCACTCCGGTCGACGATTCATGGACGAGGACGCGTCGTACGCGGTGTCGTCGGGCATCATCGACGCCCAAGGCGGCCGGGTGTGGGCGGTCTTCGACGAGAAGGCGCGTGTCAACCTTCCCGCTGGATACGCCGACTGGGATGCGAACAGGATCGCCGAGGAGGCGGACGCCGGCCGCACGGTCCGGGCCGAGACGCTCGACGACCTGGCCGCACAGATCGCCGTGCCCGCCGGTGCTCTCAGGGCCGCGGTCGATCGGTGGAACACTCAGTTGCCCAACGGATTCGACGACGACTTCCTTCGCCACCGGACCCTCGCGAACAAGGGGTCGACGGCGAATCCGGAGCCGATCGACGCGGGACCCTTCTACGCGGTGCGGATGCTGCCCGCCGAACTCGTGTGCACCCACGCCGGTCTCGAGATCAACGGCGACGCGCAGGTCCTCGACGCAGACGGCCGAGCCGTCCCCGGGCTCTTCGCCGCGGGCGAGGCCGGGGCCGGTGTGCTCGGCCTCCGCTACGTGGGCGGCGGAAACGCCGTCGCGAACGCTCTCACCATGGGGCGTATCGCCGGGCGACGGGCCGCGGCGGTCGCCGAGGCCTGA
- a CDS encoding MFS transporter codes for MDATTTAAQAADAAVGRSTIRKVAFRVMPLVMLLYIFNYMDRTNISYAQLGMEDDLGITTATFGAVSSIFFLAYVVFEIPSNMALKKFGARLWLARIAISWGIVTVILGFVNSVTHLYIVRILLGIAEAGLYPGLLLYLTFWFRQRERGRAIAAMALAQPIAMIVGSFTGGLILDHIHWFDMSSWRWVFILQGAPTIILGIVILFYLPDTPSKARFLTKDESAWLEGQIESEYPDGREEETVKQQLGAIKNPKILHLAVANLFAACGLYGFTFFLPQIIKQMNPDYSATNIGFLGTLPFLVGAVGMVLIARFSDRTGERKYHTIVSLLVAAVGLFGTIQCVGTPAVAMVFLSMAAIGVLGYLAPYWAMASQVLSKKETVVGLAAINTIAALGGFFGPYVIGKNASADDVTIGLYFPIGCLILSGIMLAFVKVPKMVRGAGDRSVTSPVEA; via the coding sequence ATGGACGCCACCACTACCGCCGCCCAGGCCGCAGACGCGGCCGTCGGGCGTTCGACGATTCGGAAGGTCGCCTTCCGAGTCATGCCGCTGGTCATGTTGCTGTACATCTTCAACTACATGGACCGGACCAATATCAGCTATGCCCAACTCGGCATGGAGGACGACCTCGGAATCACGACCGCGACCTTCGGCGCGGTGTCGTCGATCTTCTTCCTCGCGTACGTCGTGTTCGAGATTCCGTCCAACATGGCGCTCAAGAAGTTCGGCGCCCGACTCTGGCTCGCGCGCATAGCGATCAGCTGGGGCATCGTCACGGTGATCCTCGGATTCGTGAACAGCGTGACCCACCTGTACATCGTCCGCATCTTGCTCGGCATCGCCGAAGCCGGTCTGTACCCGGGTCTGCTGCTGTATCTGACCTTCTGGTTCCGTCAGCGTGAGCGGGGGCGTGCGATCGCCGCGATGGCACTCGCGCAGCCGATCGCGATGATCGTCGGCAGCTTCACCGGTGGTCTGATCCTCGACCACATCCACTGGTTCGACATGAGCAGCTGGCGATGGGTCTTCATCCTGCAGGGCGCACCGACCATCATCCTCGGCATCGTCATTCTGTTCTACCTGCCCGACACTCCGTCGAAGGCGAGGTTCCTGACCAAGGACGAGTCCGCCTGGCTCGAGGGCCAGATCGAGTCCGAGTACCCCGACGGCCGCGAAGAGGAGACCGTCAAACAGCAACTCGGCGCGATCAAGAACCCGAAGATCCTGCATCTGGCGGTCGCGAACCTGTTCGCCGCCTGCGGCCTGTACGGCTTCACGTTCTTCCTGCCGCAGATCATCAAGCAGATGAACCCGGACTACTCGGCCACCAACATCGGCTTCCTCGGCACCCTGCCGTTCCTCGTCGGCGCCGTCGGCATGGTGTTGATCGCGCGGTTCTCGGATCGCACCGGTGAACGCAAGTACCACACGATCGTCTCGCTGCTGGTCGCCGCGGTCGGCCTGTTCGGCACCATCCAGTGCGTCGGCACACCCGCCGTCGCCATGGTGTTCCTCTCGATGGCCGCGATCGGTGTGCTCGGCTACCTCGCGCCGTACTGGGCGATGGCTTCGCAGGTCCTGTCGAAGAAGGAGACCGTCGTCGGTCTCGCCGCGATCAACACGATCGCCGCACTGGGCGGCTTCTTCGGTCCGTATGTGATCGGCAAGAACGCGTCGGCCGACGACGTGACCATCGGCCTGTACTTCCCGATCGGCTGCCTCATCCTCTCCGGGATCATGCTCGCCTTCGTCAAGGTTCCGAAGATGGTGCGCGGCGCCGGAGATCGTTCCGTCACGTCGCCCGTCGAGGCCTGA
- a CDS encoding homogentisate 1,2-dioxygenase gives MAYYRQLGVVPPKRHTQHRGPEGNLYFEELMGEEGFSSDSSLLYHRNIPSAIVDATVWKLRDQSTTPNHPLKPRHLKLHDLFPASSWTQTDVVTGRRLILGNADVRISYVVAAAPSPLYRNSLGDEMVYIESGEAIVETVFGALRAREGDYVLLPMSTTHRWIPQGADPLRAYTIEGNSHIVPPKRYLSRFGQLLENAPFCERDLHGPTDPLLTEGTDVEVLVKHRAGGRIVGTRMVYPDHPFDVVGWDGCLYPYTFNIADYEPITGRVHQPPPAHQAFEGHNFVICNFVPRKVDYHPLSIPVPYYHSNVDSDEIMFYCGGDYEARKGSGIGQGSISIHPGGHAHGPQPGAYERSIGVEFFDELAVMVDTFRPLELGEGALACEDPGYAWTWAGRRPAS, from the coding sequence ATGGCGTACTACCGACAGCTCGGCGTCGTCCCGCCGAAGCGCCACACACAGCATCGAGGTCCCGAGGGGAACCTCTACTTCGAGGAGTTGATGGGCGAGGAGGGCTTCTCCTCCGACTCGTCGTTGCTCTACCACCGGAACATCCCGTCGGCGATCGTCGACGCCACGGTGTGGAAGTTGCGTGATCAGTCGACCACGCCGAATCATCCGCTCAAGCCGCGGCATCTGAAGCTGCACGACCTGTTCCCGGCGTCGTCGTGGACACAGACGGACGTCGTGACCGGCCGACGTCTGATCCTGGGCAATGCCGACGTGCGGATCTCGTATGTGGTCGCGGCGGCACCGTCGCCGCTGTATCGGAACTCGCTCGGCGACGAGATGGTGTACATCGAGTCCGGCGAGGCGATCGTGGAGACCGTCTTCGGCGCCTTGCGCGCACGGGAAGGCGACTACGTCCTGCTCCCCATGTCCACGACGCACCGTTGGATACCGCAGGGCGCGGATCCGTTGCGCGCGTACACGATCGAGGGCAACAGCCACATCGTGCCGCCCAAACGGTATCTGTCCCGCTTCGGTCAGCTGCTGGAGAACGCTCCGTTCTGCGAACGCGATCTGCATGGACCGACCGACCCGCTCCTGACCGAGGGCACCGATGTCGAGGTGCTGGTGAAGCACCGTGCGGGCGGGCGGATCGTCGGTACGCGGATGGTGTACCCGGATCACCCGTTCGACGTCGTCGGGTGGGACGGCTGTCTGTACCCGTACACGTTCAACATCGCCGACTACGAACCGATCACCGGACGTGTGCATCAGCCGCCGCCCGCGCATCAGGCGTTCGAGGGCCACAACTTCGTGATCTGCAACTTCGTGCCCCGTAAAGTCGACTATCACCCCCTGTCGATTCCGGTGCCGTACTACCACTCGAATGTCGACTCCGACGAGATCATGTTCTACTGCGGCGGCGACTACGAGGCGCGTAAGGGATCGGGGATCGGTCAGGGCTCGATCTCGATCCACCCGGGAGGGCATGCGCACGGTCCGCAGCCGGGGGCGTACGAGCGCAGCATCGGTGTCGAGTTCTTCGACGAACTCGCGGTCATGGTCGACACGTTCCGGCCCCTCGAACTCGGTGAAGGCGCGCTGGCCTGCGAGGACCCGGGATATGCGTGGACGTGGGCGGGACGGCGGCCGGCGTCGTGA
- the fahA gene encoding fumarylacetoacetase — protein sequence MTVIPIPADSLFGVDNLPYGVFSTDGTPARVGVRVGDHVVDLAAALDDAVFAEPTLNAFMAEGRARWDAVRARIADLVTGDVADDAVHAVTDVTMHLPIAVADYVDFYASENHASNLGRLFRPDAEPLMPNWKHLPVGYHGRSSTVVVSGTDIVRPSGQRKAPTDAEPTFGPSLRLDIEAEMGFIVGAGSPMGGSIAPDEFADHCFGAVILNDWSARDIQAWEYVPLGPNLGKSFATSISAWVVPLQALEAARVPTPAQDPTPLPYLRGDQDWGLDIDLAVEWNGDTVTRPPYAGMYWSPAQMLAHTTVNGAAASTGDLFGSGTISGTEKNQRGAFIELTWGGAEPVDVAGEQRTFIVDGDEIAISATAPGANGGRIGFGEVRARVLPAHTD from the coding sequence ATGACCGTCATCCCGATTCCCGCCGACTCGCTGTTCGGCGTCGACAACCTCCCGTACGGCGTGTTCTCCACCGACGGGACGCCGGCGCGCGTCGGAGTCCGCGTCGGCGACCACGTCGTCGACCTGGCCGCGGCTCTCGACGACGCCGTGTTCGCCGAGCCCACGCTCAACGCCTTCATGGCGGAAGGACGCGCGCGCTGGGATGCCGTACGAGCCCGGATCGCCGACCTCGTCACCGGCGACGTCGCCGACGACGCGGTGCACGCGGTGACCGATGTGACGATGCATCTGCCCATCGCCGTCGCCGACTACGTCGACTTCTACGCCTCCGAGAACCACGCGTCGAACCTCGGTCGGCTGTTCCGCCCGGACGCCGAACCGCTGATGCCGAACTGGAAGCATCTGCCCGTCGGTTACCACGGCCGGTCGAGCACGGTGGTGGTCTCCGGAACCGACATCGTCCGCCCGTCCGGACAGCGCAAGGCGCCGACCGATGCCGAGCCGACGTTCGGACCGTCGCTGCGTCTGGACATCGAGGCCGAGATGGGCTTCATCGTCGGTGCGGGTTCGCCGATGGGCGGCTCGATCGCTCCGGACGAGTTCGCCGACCACTGCTTCGGCGCGGTGATCCTCAACGACTGGTCCGCCCGCGACATCCAGGCCTGGGAGTACGTGCCGCTCGGCCCGAACCTCGGCAAGAGCTTCGCCACCTCGATCTCGGCGTGGGTCGTGCCGCTGCAGGCACTGGAGGCCGCGCGCGTGCCGACGCCCGCCCAGGATCCGACGCCGCTGCCCTACCTGCGAGGCGATCAGGACTGGGGGCTGGACATCGATCTCGCCGTGGAATGGAACGGCGACACCGTCACCCGGCCGCCGTACGCGGGCATGTACTGGTCGCCGGCGCAGATGCTCGCGCACACCACCGTCAACGGCGCCGCCGCGAGCACCGGTGACCTGTTCGGCTCCGGGACGATCTCCGGGACCGAGAAGAACCAGCGCGGTGCGTTCATCGAGCTGACTTGGGGCGGCGCCGAACCCGTCGACGTCGCGGGCGAGCAGCGAACCTTCATCGTCGACGGCGACGAGATCGCGATCTCCGCGACCGCCCCGGGGGCGAACGGAGGACGCATCGGCTTCGGCGAGGTCCGGGCGCGCGTCCTTCCGGCGCACACCGACTGA
- a CDS encoding NADH:flavin oxidoreductase/NADH oxidase, with product MSHLLFEPITLRGLTVRNRVWVPPMCQYSANTEDGVPAAWHLVHYGGLARGGAGAVIVEATGVTPEGRISNRDLGLWNDEQRDAFAPIVDFMHSQGAAAGIQLAHAGRKASTWPEWGAEKSGARSVDEGGWQTVAPSPIAFPDLADPKELTAAEIVETVAAFAASARRAADAGFDLVEIHAAHGYLLHEFLSPLSNVRTDSYGGSLENRARFLLETVDAVRAEVGDDFPVLVRLSATDWTDGGLTGDDTVEVSRLLKAHGVDLIDVSTGANVPAQIPVGPGYQVRFAEQIRSGAELPTAAVGLITDPFQAEQILATGQADVVLLGREMLRDPHFPVRAEKELRREYGYVPAAYHRAFA from the coding sequence TTGTCTCACCTGCTGTTCGAACCGATCACCCTGCGCGGACTAACCGTCCGCAACCGCGTCTGGGTTCCGCCGATGTGCCAGTACTCGGCGAACACCGAGGACGGCGTGCCCGCGGCCTGGCACCTGGTCCATTACGGCGGGCTGGCGCGTGGCGGTGCGGGCGCGGTGATCGTCGAGGCCACGGGTGTGACACCCGAGGGCCGGATCTCCAACCGCGACCTCGGCCTGTGGAACGACGAGCAGCGCGACGCCTTCGCGCCGATCGTCGACTTCATGCACTCGCAGGGCGCCGCCGCGGGCATCCAACTCGCGCACGCCGGCCGCAAGGCGTCGACGTGGCCGGAGTGGGGCGCCGAGAAGTCGGGTGCGCGGTCCGTCGACGAGGGCGGATGGCAGACCGTCGCGCCGTCGCCGATCGCGTTCCCCGATCTCGCCGACCCGAAGGAGCTCACCGCGGCCGAGATCGTCGAGACGGTCGCCGCATTCGCCGCCTCGGCGCGACGCGCGGCCGATGCGGGCTTCGACCTGGTCGAGATCCATGCCGCGCACGGGTACCTCCTGCACGAGTTCCTCTCGCCGCTGAGCAATGTCCGCACCGACTCCTACGGCGGATCGCTGGAGAACCGCGCGCGCTTCCTGCTCGAGACGGTCGACGCGGTCCGCGCCGAGGTCGGAGACGACTTCCCCGTCCTCGTCCGACTCTCGGCCACCGACTGGACCGACGGCGGACTCACCGGCGACGACACCGTCGAGGTCTCCCGCCTGCTCAAGGCGCACGGCGTCGACCTGATCGACGTGTCGACCGGAGCCAACGTCCCCGCTCAGATCCCCGTCGGTCCCGGCTACCAGGTGCGCTTCGCCGAACAGATCCGCAGCGGGGCCGAGCTGCCGACCGCCGCGGTCGGACTCATCACCGATCCGTTCCAGGCCGAGCAGATCCTCGCCACCGGCCAAGCCGATGTGGTCCTGCTGGGTCGCGAGATGCTGCGCGACCCGCACTTCCCGGTCCGCGCCGAGAAGGAGTTGCGTCGCGAGTACGGCTACGTGCCCGCGGCGTACCACCGCGCGTTCGCCTGA
- the dinB gene encoding DNA polymerase IV codes for MRIEQFERSEASILHADLDSFYASVEQRDHPRLRGRPVLVGSGVVLAASYEAKAAGVRSPMPGHEARALCPTAVTMPPRFDVYMAASRAVFDVFHDVTPLVEGISVDEAFLDVGGLRKISGTPVEIAARLRRRVRTDVGLPITVGVARSKFLAKVVSAVGKPDGLLEVPAGGELDFLHPLPVRRLWGVGAKTEARLRDAGVSTVGQIAQLGENRMCALLGRGTGRHLYALSTARDPRRVETGRRRSSIGSQRALGRRIKSEADIEATLLAIVDRLGGRLRAADRLTRTIVLRLRFHDFDAVTRSRSMHDPTDSTEVILAVARGLLDEAMPMIRERGCTLIGLSLGNLEDHGAVQLALSFDRPDHTADLDVAVDALRGRFGRNAITRGALVHRDHGADAPMLPD; via the coding sequence ATGAGGATCGAACAGTTCGAACGGAGCGAGGCGTCGATCCTCCACGCCGATCTGGACTCCTTCTACGCCTCGGTCGAGCAGCGCGACCATCCGCGGCTGCGCGGCCGACCGGTCCTGGTCGGATCCGGCGTCGTGCTCGCGGCGAGCTATGAGGCCAAGGCGGCCGGTGTGCGCTCGCCGATGCCCGGACACGAGGCCCGAGCACTGTGTCCGACCGCGGTCACCATGCCGCCGCGGTTCGATGTGTACATGGCCGCCTCACGAGCGGTGTTCGACGTGTTTCATGACGTCACACCGCTCGTCGAGGGCATCTCCGTCGACGAGGCGTTCCTCGACGTCGGCGGACTCCGCAAGATCAGCGGCACGCCCGTCGAGATCGCGGCCCGTCTTCGCCGTCGCGTGCGCACCGACGTCGGACTGCCGATCACGGTCGGCGTGGCCCGCAGCAAATTCCTCGCCAAGGTCGTCAGCGCGGTCGGCAAACCCGACGGCCTCCTGGAAGTGCCCGCGGGCGGAGAGCTGGACTTCCTGCACCCGCTTCCGGTCCGACGCCTGTGGGGTGTCGGAGCCAAGACCGAGGCGCGCCTGCGGGACGCGGGCGTCTCCACCGTCGGACAGATCGCGCAGCTCGGCGAGAACCGCATGTGCGCACTGCTCGGTCGCGGCACCGGACGACACCTGTACGCCCTGTCGACGGCCCGCGATCCACGGCGCGTCGAGACCGGGAGGCGGCGCAGTTCCATCGGTTCGCAGCGGGCGCTCGGGCGTCGCATCAAATCCGAGGCCGACATCGAGGCGACGCTGCTCGCCATCGTCGACCGGCTCGGCGGCCGCCTGCGCGCGGCAGACCGACTGACCCGAACCATCGTGCTGCGCTTACGCTTCCACGACTTCGACGCCGTGACCAGATCGCGGTCGATGCACGATCCGACCGACTCGACCGAGGTGATCCTCGCCGTCGCGCGCGGGCTGCTCGACGAGGCCATGCCGATGATTCGCGAGCGGGGCTGCACGCTGATCGGACTCTCCCTCGGCAACCTCGAAGACCACGGCGCCGTGCAGTTGGCACTGTCGTTCGACCGGCCCGATCACACCGCAGACCTCGACGTCGCCGTCGACGCTCTCCGCGGGAGGTTCGGACGGAACGCGATCACTCGCGGCGCCCTGGTGCATCGAGACCACGGTGCCGACGCCCCGATGCTGCCGGATTAG